The following coding sequences are from one Campylobacter showae CSUNSWCD window:
- a CDS encoding PAS domain-containing protein produces the protein MNENKEYFVKEEDFIVSKTDLKGKITYCNQPFLKIVGATQEQLLHKPHNIIRHPDMPRVVFKLLWDRIKAKQEIFAFVKNKSFDGGFYWVFANVTASLDANGEIIGYYSVRRKPNPDGVKFIEGVYKQLLEAEKSGGMEASGKLLGQILSDAGISYDELVHKLQRGQI, from the coding sequence GTGAACGAGAATAAAGAATATTTCGTAAAAGAAGAAGATTTTATCGTATCAAAAACCGATCTAAAGGGCAAGATAACCTACTGCAATCAGCCGTTTTTAAAGATCGTCGGCGCGACGCAAGAGCAACTTTTGCATAAACCGCACAACATCATCAGACATCCCGATATGCCGCGCGTCGTGTTTAAACTACTATGGGATCGCATCAAGGCAAAGCAGGAGATCTTCGCATTCGTTAAAAACAAGAGCTTTGACGGCGGATTTTATTGGGTATTTGCTAACGTTACGGCCTCACTAGATGCTAACGGCGAGATCATCGGCTACTACTCCGTCAGACGCAAGCCAAACCCTGATGGCGTCAAATTTATCGAGGGTGTATATAAGCAACTACTTGAGGCCGAAAAAAGCGGCGGCATGGAGGCCTCGGGTAAGTTGCTCGGGCAAATTTTATCAGATGCGGGTATCAGCTACGACGAGCTAGTGCATAAACTTCAGCGAGGACAGATATAA
- the purS gene encoding phosphoribosylformylglycinamidine synthase subunit PurS — translation MKAIINVSLKNGVLDPQGKAVEHALGSLGFNNVSGVRIGKQIVLDVDVASKDEARKELTKMCEELLANTVIEDYEINLNDKCESAK, via the coding sequence ATGAAAGCTATCATAAACGTATCCCTAAAAAACGGCGTTTTAGACCCGCAAGGAAAGGCAGTCGAGCATGCGCTCGGCTCGCTTGGATTTAACAACGTAAGCGGCGTGCGAATAGGCAAACAAATCGTGCTTGACGTAGACGTCGCAAGCAAAGACGAAGCGCGCAAGGAGCTCACCAAAATGTGCGAAGAACTGCTCGCAAACACCGTCATAGAGGACTACGAGATAAATTTGAACGACAAATGCGAGAGCGCAAAATGA
- the purC gene encoding phosphoribosylaminoimidazolesuccinocarboxamide synthase: MQKKELIYEGKGKKMFATDDADLLIAEFKDDLTAFDAQKRGNEAGKGALNNKISTQLFHLLKEKGIPTHLVETLSDTEQLVKKCEIIPLEVVVRNIATGSLTKRLAIKEGTVLPFPLVEFYYKNDDLHDPILNDEHCLIMGLVKSENDLDRLKHMGREINAILFKFFADINLKLVDFKVEFGVDKDGNIVLADEISPDSCRFWDATTNEKLDKDRFRQDLGSVKVAYEEVLKRILSKV, from the coding sequence ATGCAAAAAAAAGAGCTGATCTACGAAGGCAAGGGAAAAAAGATGTTCGCAACAGACGATGCGGACCTACTCATAGCGGAATTTAAAGACGATCTAACCGCCTTTGATGCGCAAAAAAGAGGTAACGAAGCGGGCAAAGGCGCGCTGAATAATAAAATTTCAACGCAGCTTTTTCATCTTTTAAAAGAAAAAGGCATCCCAACTCACCTGGTCGAAACCCTAAGCGACACCGAGCAGCTCGTGAAAAAATGCGAAATCATCCCTCTTGAAGTGGTTGTGAGAAATATCGCCACCGGCTCGCTAACAAAACGCCTGGCGATAAAAGAAGGTACGGTTTTGCCGTTTCCTTTAGTGGAGTTTTACTACAAAAACGACGACCTACACGATCCGATCTTAAACGACGAGCACTGCCTAATCATGGGCTTAGTCAAGAGCGAAAACGACCTTGATAGGCTAAAACACATGGGGCGCGAGATAAACGCTATCTTGTTTAAATTTTTCGCAGATATAAATTTGAAACTGGTTGATTTTAAAGTGGAATTTGGCGTCGATAAAGACGGAAATATCGTGCTAGCAGACGAGATCAGCCCAGATAGTTGCCGCTTTTGGGACGCGACTACGAACGAAAAACTTGACAAAGACAGATTTCGCCAGGATCTTGGCAGCGTAAAAGTCGCCTACGAAGAAGTTTTAAAAAGAATTTTATCTAAGGTTTAG
- a CDS encoding SH3 domain-containing protein, translated as MLKPFLALFTIFVLACTATEPSVFDMMGDEQSQKVIKPAPQTPAQKPNLQNRAPSAQNKTPSQTQSTATQNRTPVAQSQTPSNQGGTHLRQPIPQNIAPTNEPELNLKDSQLYERVQPNDIIIKALNVPNQVYVGQIFSFTLSVDIQDNIAVDLQTILPETENLKWLSSNLRWDNDGKGVYKAQIYAEASAQAVKSPKITVNLKRNGEFFQAANLTLSLPKIVALKSSKKYNHVVAQNLEVKKYKTSKFDDKNLIMIVEVNAQKGNIADFFIEDKDIIKQGVDSTSGEFDAQSGYYFAIFSPEKTSIDFNYFSLTKKDFVSFSLPVVVEDDEISTQIGLNPKQSKFEIYKNIGVYALFGIFLITFLFKRDAIFLVVVVGLGAYILYSYNPFGGATLRQNINVKILPTQNSSVFYTSKAQQKVEILGEREDYVKILLDDGKIGWVKKDDIF; from the coding sequence TTGCTAAAGCCCTTTTTAGCACTTTTTACTATATTTGTTTTAGCTTGCACGGCCACAGAGCCTAGCGTATTTGATATGATGGGCGACGAGCAAAGTCAAAAGGTAATCAAGCCCGCTCCGCAAACGCCGGCACAAAAGCCAAATTTACAAAACAGAGCGCCGAGCGCACAAAATAAAACTCCGAGCCAGACGCAAAGTACGGCTACGCAAAATAGAACTCCTGTAGCCCAAAGCCAAACCCCAAGCAACCAGGGCGGCACGCATCTGCGCCAGCCTATCCCGCAAAATATCGCTCCTACAAATGAGCCAGAGCTAAATTTAAAAGACAGCCAGCTCTACGAGCGCGTGCAGCCAAACGATATCATCATCAAGGCCTTAAACGTGCCGAATCAAGTCTACGTCGGGCAAATTTTTAGCTTTACGCTCTCGGTCGATATCCAGGATAACATCGCAGTTGATTTGCAAACCATCTTGCCAGAAACCGAAAACCTAAAATGGCTAAGCTCAAATTTGCGCTGGGATAACGACGGCAAAGGGGTTTATAAGGCTCAAATTTACGCCGAGGCCTCCGCCCAAGCCGTAAAAAGTCCAAAAATTACTGTAAATTTAAAGCGCAACGGCGAGTTTTTCCAAGCGGCGAATTTGACGCTTTCGCTACCTAAAATCGTGGCGCTAAAAAGCAGTAAAAAATACAATCACGTCGTCGCTCAAAATCTCGAAGTCAAAAAATACAAAACAAGCAAATTTGACGATAAAAACCTCATAATGATTGTTGAAGTAAACGCGCAAAAAGGCAATATCGCGGACTTTTTCATCGAGGATAAGGACATCATTAAACAGGGTGTAGACTCCACGAGCGGTGAATTTGACGCGCAAAGCGGATATTATTTCGCGATATTTTCGCCTGAAAAAACCTCGATAGATTTTAACTATTTTAGTCTCACTAAAAAAGATTTCGTGAGCTTTTCGCTCCCTGTCGTCGTGGAAGACGATGAAATCAGCACGCAAATCGGGCTAAATCCAAAACAAAGCAAATTTGAAATTTACAAAAATATCGGAGTTTACGCGCTTTTCGGTATTTTCTTGATCACATTTTTGTTTAAGCGCGACGCGATATTTCTCGTCGTCGTAGTCGGCCTTGGAGCCTATATCCTTTATAGCTACAACCCGTTTGGCGGAGCGACGCTAAGGCAAAACATAAATGTAAAAATTTTGCCTACGCAAAACTCGAGCGTATTTTATACCTCAAAAGCGCAGCAAAAGGTCGAGATACTTGGCGAACGCGAGGACTACGTCAAAATTTTACTAGACGACGGCAAGATAGGCTGGGTAAAAAAAGATGATATTTTCTAG
- a CDS encoding FtsW/RodA/SpoVE family cell cycle protein, whose protein sequence is MQADKWIFYSCVALITIGIVFSLSLPVFTVLFFNYEPYHFFIRQLVVGAIGIFLMWGISRLDPDKSMVWIGFCLFGFCAIAMGAMHALPSSLVTDAGGAKRWIRLPGFSLAPVEFFKIGFVYFLAWSFARKIDGSKKSLKQEFKLILPYMFLFLIAVYLIAILQNDLGQVVVLALTLIVMMLFAGTSKRLFVIGMAVASVLAFVAIFTSEHRILRIKSWWGTVQNMVTSLLPESIADAIRVEGVPEPYQISHSLNAIKHGGFFGEGLGAGVFKLGFLSEVHTDFVLAGIAEEVGVLGILIITSLLLILLFRIFRVSSRSENKVYHLFTLGVGLLISFSFIMNSYGITSITPIKGIAVPFLSYGGSSILALCIGVGMVLMVSKKVKD, encoded by the coding sequence ATGCAGGCGGATAAGTGGATATTTTACTCTTGCGTCGCGCTCATTACTATCGGCATTGTTTTTTCGCTCTCCTTGCCCGTTTTTACCGTGCTTTTCTTTAACTACGAGCCTTATCATTTTTTTATCAGACAGCTTGTCGTGGGGGCGATCGGGATATTTTTGATGTGGGGCATTTCGCGGCTTGACCCTGATAAATCCATGGTATGGATCGGCTTTTGTCTATTCGGATTTTGCGCTATCGCGATGGGAGCTATGCACGCCCTGCCTAGTTCGCTAGTAACCGATGCGGGCGGTGCAAAGCGCTGGATACGTTTGCCGGGCTTTTCTCTAGCGCCTGTTGAGTTTTTTAAGATCGGTTTCGTTTACTTTTTAGCATGGAGCTTTGCGCGCAAGATTGACGGCAGTAAAAAGAGCCTAAAGCAAGAATTTAAGCTCATTTTGCCTTATATGTTTTTGTTTTTGATAGCCGTTTATCTCATCGCCATCCTTCAAAACGACCTAGGACAGGTAGTCGTTTTGGCGCTTACGCTTATAGTTATGATGCTTTTTGCCGGCACTAGCAAGCGGCTTTTTGTCATCGGTATGGCTGTTGCTTCAGTACTTGCTTTTGTAGCTATTTTTACGTCAGAACACCGAATTTTACGTATCAAATCATGGTGGGGTACGGTGCAAAACATGGTCACCTCGCTACTACCTGAAAGTATAGCGGACGCAATACGCGTCGAGGGCGTACCGGAGCCTTATCAGATCTCGCACTCTCTAAATGCAATAAAACACGGCGGATTTTTCGGCGAGGGGCTGGGAGCTGGCGTGTTCAAGCTCGGATTTTTGAGCGAAGTGCACACGGACTTCGTACTTGCCGGTATCGCCGAGGAGGTCGGGGTGCTGGGGATACTTATCATCACGTCGCTTCTTTTGATTTTGCTTTTCCGCATCTTTCGCGTCTCCTCAAGGAGTGAAAACAAAGTCTACCACCTCTTTACGCTTGGCGTCGGGCTTCTCATCTCATTTTCGTTTATCATGAACTCATACGGCATCACCTCGATCACGCCTATCAAAGGTATCGCCGTTCCGTTTCTAAGCTACGGCGGCAGCTCGATCCTGGCGCTTTGTATAGGGGTCGGCATGGTGCTGATGGTGAGTAAAAAAGTAAAAGATTAG
- a CDS encoding S41 family peptidase, with translation MIFGAVFSANLNAKATEDGSNSKLQSLSKLTKTISTIEKYYVDDLQFKEIVDKAIEGLLNNLDAHSGFLNEKAFKDMQVQTNGEFGGLGITVGMKDGALTVISPIENTPADKAGIKSGDIILRIDGNATLGTTIDEAVNKMRGKPKTPITITIVRKGEQKPFDVKLVRDIISVESVYAKMIEKDNILYLRVTNFDKHVTEKAEEFIKKYPKAEGIILDLRNNPGGLLNQAVGLTNLFIDSGVIVSQKGRNESENSEFKAARANKITNLPLAVLVNGGSASASEIVSGSLQDHKRAVVIGEKTFGKGSVQIILPVDDKEAIRLTIARYYLPSGRTIQATGVEPDIVVFPGKVPQQDENAFSIKESELKKHLTNELSKIDSNSDKNVTKTTDNKKIITEANVNDDIQLKSAIDAIKILQLK, from the coding sequence ATGATATTCGGAGCGGTTTTTAGCGCAAATTTAAATGCTAAAGCCACCGAGGACGGATCGAATTCCAAACTGCAATCGCTCTCTAAACTTACAAAAACCATTTCTACTATCGAAAAATATTATGTTGATGATTTGCAGTTTAAAGAGATTGTGGATAAAGCCATAGAGGGGCTTTTAAACAACCTTGACGCGCATTCTGGATTTTTAAACGAAAAGGCGTTTAAAGATATGCAGGTGCAGACAAACGGCGAATTTGGCGGTCTTGGTATAACAGTCGGCATGAAAGACGGCGCTCTAACCGTCATCTCGCCTATCGAAAATACGCCAGCGGATAAAGCCGGCATAAAAAGCGGCGACATCATCCTGCGCATCGACGGCAACGCGACTCTAGGCACTACTATAGATGAAGCTGTAAATAAAATGCGCGGTAAGCCAAAGACGCCTATCACGATAACCATCGTGAGAAAAGGCGAGCAAAAGCCGTTTGACGTCAAGCTCGTACGCGACATTATCTCGGTCGAATCAGTTTACGCAAAAATGATCGAAAAAGACAACATCCTCTATCTTCGCGTGACAAATTTTGATAAGCACGTAACCGAAAAGGCCGAGGAATTTATCAAAAAATATCCAAAAGCAGAGGGTATCATACTAGACCTTCGCAATAACCCCGGCGGACTTTTAAACCAAGCGGTTGGACTAACAAATTTATTTATAGATAGTGGCGTGATCGTATCTCAAAAGGGTAGAAACGAGAGCGAAAATAGCGAATTTAAAGCCGCAAGGGCAAACAAAATAACAAATTTACCGCTAGCCGTGCTAGTTAACGGTGGAAGCGCAAGCGCAAGCGAGATCGTAAGCGGCTCGCTACAAGACCATAAACGCGCCGTCGTTATCGGCGAAAAGACGTTCGGTAAAGGCAGCGTGCAAATTATCCTGCCTGTGGACGACAAAGAAGCCATCCGCCTAACGATAGCGCGCTACTATTTGCCGAGCGGCCGCACTATACAAGCGACCGGCGTAGAGCCTGATATCGTCGTGTTTCCGGGCAAAGTGCCGCAGCAGGATGAAAATGCATTTTCTATAAAAGAGAGCGAACTAAAAAAACACCTAACCAACGAACTAAGTAAAATCGACAGCAACAGCGATAAAAATGTCACTAAAACTACAGACAACAAAAAGATAATAACCGAGGCTAACGTAAACGACGATATACAACTAAAATCGGCGATTGACGCGATTAAAATTTTACAGCTAAAATAA
- the htpG gene encoding molecular chaperone HtpG produces MSEQFEFQTEVNELLNLMIHSLYSNKEIFLRELISNASDALDKLNYLCLTDDAYKSLSYSPRIDIKIDKDKKTLTISDNGIGMDKEELINNLGTIARSGTKGFLDKLSGQAKKDSALIGQFGVGFYSAFMVADKIEVVSKKALGEEAFMWSSDAKTYEISPAQKDSHGTSITLYLKDDEFAESYRIENIVKKYSNHIPYPIFADKEEYVPPKEGEKEGSYETKNVQINKASALWKMSKSALKEADYNDFYKQISHDSEDPLLCVHTKAEGKIEYTTLFFVPASEPFDLFRVDYQSGVKLYVKSVFISDDAKEMLPPYLRFVRGIIDVEDLPLNVSREILQENSIMRSVREQSVKKILGELAKLKEKDREKYIKFYKIFGKVIKEGLYGFSSEKEQILDLCLFKSSKREGLISLKEYKEAMKEGQKSIYYISGNNETMLRNSPLLESFKAEGIEVLIMDEEIDSIVMPMVQDYDKTPIKAVNHTDIDAEIKPEKSEADEGKFATLLAKMKEILKNEVKDVKLSSRLSESAAVIVYDKNDPDYATQMMLKQMGHNAGKILPILEINPKHELFEKLSQNEAMIYDAAELLLDMAKLNEGVAIDDPSAFSKKLTKILLKAI; encoded by the coding sequence ATGAGCGAACAATTTGAATTTCAAACCGAAGTAAACGAGCTGTTAAATTTGATGATACACTCGCTTTACTCGAACAAAGAGATATTTTTGCGCGAGCTAATCTCAAACGCAAGCGACGCGCTAGATAAGCTAAACTACCTCTGCCTCACGGACGACGCGTACAAAAGTCTAAGCTACTCCCCGCGAATCGATATCAAAATAGATAAGGACAAAAAGACGCTAACGATCAGCGATAACGGCATCGGCATGGACAAAGAGGAGCTTATAAATAACCTCGGCACCATCGCTAGAAGCGGTACAAAGGGTTTTTTAGACAAGCTAAGCGGCCAAGCCAAAAAAGATAGCGCGCTCATCGGACAGTTTGGCGTCGGATTTTATTCGGCGTTTATGGTCGCGGATAAGATCGAGGTCGTGAGTAAAAAGGCGCTTGGCGAAGAGGCCTTCATGTGGAGCTCGGATGCCAAAACCTACGAAATCTCGCCTGCACAAAAAGATAGCCACGGCACCTCGATCACGCTTTATCTAAAAGATGACGAGTTTGCCGAGTCTTACCGCATAGAAAACATCGTCAAAAAATACTCCAACCACATTCCGTATCCGATATTTGCGGATAAAGAAGAGTACGTACCGCCTAAAGAAGGCGAAAAAGAGGGCTCGTACGAGACCAAAAACGTGCAGATAAATAAGGCCTCGGCGCTCTGGAAAATGAGTAAAAGCGCGCTAAAAGAGGCCGACTATAATGACTTTTACAAGCAAATCTCGCATGATAGCGAGGATCCGCTGCTATGCGTACATACAAAAGCCGAGGGCAAGATCGAGTACACCACCCTATTTTTCGTGCCGGCGTCAGAGCCATTTGATCTATTTCGCGTGGATTATCAAAGCGGCGTGAAACTTTACGTCAAGAGCGTATTTATCAGCGACGACGCCAAAGAGATGTTGCCACCGTATCTTAGATTTGTCCGTGGCATAATCGACGTTGAGGATCTGCCGCTAAACGTCAGCCGCGAGATCCTGCAAGAAAACAGCATAATGCGTAGCGTAAGGGAGCAAAGCGTCAAGAAAATCCTGGGCGAACTAGCCAAGCTAAAAGAAAAAGATAGAGAAAAATACATCAAATTTTATAAAATATTTGGCAAGGTGATCAAAGAGGGACTTTACGGATTTAGTAGCGAAAAGGAGCAAATTCTAGACCTTTGCCTCTTTAAATCAAGCAAGCGCGAGGGATTAATCAGCCTAAAAGAGTACAAAGAGGCGATGAAAGAGGGACAAAAATCGATCTACTATATCAGCGGAAACAATGAAACGATGCTAAGAAATTCGCCGCTTTTAGAGAGCTTTAAGGCTGAAGGAATCGAAGTACTCATCATGGACGAGGAGATAGACTCTATCGTCATGCCGATGGTGCAAGACTACGACAAAACGCCGATAAAAGCGGTAAATCACACCGATATCGACGCCGAAATCAAACCGGAAAAAAGCGAAGCCGACGAGGGTAAATTTGCCACGCTGCTAGCCAAGATGAAAGAGATACTAAAAAACGAGGTAAAGGACGTAAAGCTAAGCTCGCGTCTAAGCGAAAGCGCCGCCGTCATCGTTTACGATAAAAACGATCCCGACTACGCTACGCAGATGATGCTAAAGCAGATGGGGCATAATGCGGGTAAAATTTTACCAATACTGGAGATAAATCCAAAGCACGAGCTCTTTGAAAAGCTATCTCAAAACGAGGCGATGATCTATGACGCGGCCGAGCTGCTTTTGGATATGGCTAAGCTAAACGAAGGCGTCGCAATCGACGATCCGTCGGCGTTTAGCAAAAAGCTAACTAAGATCTTGCTAAAAGCGATCTAA
- the purQ gene encoding phosphoribosylformylglycinamidine synthase subunit PurQ, with the protein MKVAIVLFPGTNCELDTQYAFELLGCQTQIIWHKESEINADLIVLPGGFSYGDYLRTAAIAKFSPAMSAVVKHAQKGGYVLGICNGFQMLCELKLLAGAMRRNENLSFISKYHNLKVASNANKFLSNLSVGEVVNIPIAHGEGNFYADEVTLKGLYDNDQVLLKYCDANGAELNPNGSVDAIAGICDKNKKIFGLMPHPERACEKFLGTDDGLKMLKGLVC; encoded by the coding sequence ATGAAAGTCGCCATCGTTTTGTTTCCAGGCACAAACTGTGAGTTGGACACGCAATACGCCTTTGAGCTTTTAGGTTGTCAGACGCAAATCATCTGGCACAAAGAAAGTGAGATAAATGCCGATCTTATCGTGCTTCCAGGCGGATTTAGTTATGGCGACTATCTGCGCACGGCAGCTATCGCTAAATTTAGTCCGGCAATGAGTGCAGTCGTCAAACACGCCCAAAAAGGCGGATACGTGCTTGGCATTTGCAACGGCTTTCAGATGCTATGCGAGCTAAAACTGCTCGCGGGCGCAATGAGACGAAACGAAAATTTAAGCTTTATCTCAAAGTATCATAACTTAAAAGTGGCGTCAAACGCGAATAAATTTCTCTCAAATTTGAGCGTCGGCGAGGTTGTAAACATCCCGATTGCTCACGGTGAGGGCAACTTTTACGCCGATGAAGTTACGCTAAAAGGCCTCTACGACAACGATCAAGTGTTGCTAAAATACTGCGACGCAAACGGCGCAGAGCTAAATCCAAACGGCTCGGTCGATGCGATAGCGGGAATTTGTGATAAGAACAAAAAGATATTCGGCCTCATGCCTCATCCGGAGCGTGCCTGCGAGAAGTTTTTAGGCACGGATGACGGATTAAAAATGCTAAAAGGGCTAGTTTGCTAA
- a CDS encoding UDP-N-acetylglucosamine--N-acetylmuramyl-(pentapeptide) pyrophosphoryl-undecaprenol N-acetylglucosamine transferase produces MIICGGGTGGHLAVAKALNEELVSRGCRTIFVGSSSGQDKMWFENDAAFSEKFFLPSSGVVNKKGLGKLFSLFNILNLAFKCRKIFKTQGVKAVVSVGGYSAAPAAFAAIISRMPLFIHEQNAVIGNLNKLLKPLAKGFFSSYFKPVFSYPVSERFFSAARLRSELKTVIFLGGSQGAAAINSLALKLAPVFKEKGIKIIHQCGKNSLESLQEEYKKLGLAGDELDLFDFDPKIELKMSHADLAISRAGAGTLWELTANALPSVFVPYPYAANNHQVFNAKFLVDQNLAKFCFQKGGEINADEMLNLINEMNIAQISSKLSRQIDNGGARKIADEILKNI; encoded by the coding sequence ATCATTATATGCGGCGGCGGTACGGGCGGACATTTAGCTGTCGCAAAAGCCTTAAACGAAGAATTGGTATCGCGCGGATGTAGGACGATATTTGTAGGATCAAGTAGCGGACAGGATAAAATGTGGTTTGAAAATGACGCCGCATTTAGCGAGAAATTTTTCCTGCCCAGTAGCGGAGTCGTAAATAAAAAAGGGTTGGGCAAACTTTTTTCGCTTTTTAATATCCTAAATTTAGCCTTTAAATGCCGAAAAATCTTTAAGACCCAAGGCGTAAAAGCCGTCGTTAGCGTGGGCGGATACAGCGCTGCACCTGCGGCTTTTGCAGCTATCATATCGCGTATGCCGCTTTTTATCCACGAGCAAAACGCCGTGATCGGCAACCTAAACAAGCTCTTAAAACCGCTTGCAAAGGGCTTTTTTAGTTCGTATTTTAAGCCTGTATTTAGCTATCCCGTTTCGGAGAGATTTTTTAGCGCGGCTAGGCTTCGCAGCGAGCTAAAAACGGTGATATTTTTAGGCGGTTCGCAGGGTGCGGCGGCGATAAATTCGCTTGCTTTAAAGCTGGCTCCCGTTTTTAAAGAAAAAGGCATAAAAATAATCCATCAATGCGGCAAAAACTCGCTCGAGAGTTTGCAAGAGGAGTACAAAAAACTAGGCCTTGCTGGCGATGAACTTGATCTTTTTGACTTTGATCCTAAAATAGAGCTTAAGATGAGTCACGCCGATCTAGCAATAAGCCGCGCAGGGGCGGGCACGCTGTGGGAACTCACGGCAAACGCGCTGCCTAGCGTATTCGTGCCTTATCCTTACGCCGCAAATAACCATCAAGTTTTTAACGCTAAATTCCTTGTGGATCAAAATTTGGCCAAATTTTGCTTTCAAAAAGGCGGCGAAATCAATGCGGATGAGATGCTAAATTTGATAAACGAGATGAATATAGCGCAAATTTCAAGCAAGCTTTCTAGGCAGATAGATAACGGCGGCGCAAGAAAAATAGCGGATGAAATTTTAAAAAATATTTAA
- a CDS encoding lysophospholipid acyltransferase family protein: protein MIFSRIKAAYFAVEFLISILLVVFFMWLFKKHIHGVRRFWGRSQRLFGFYSLEVVGNFDERANMIIMNHQSMLDIVVLEEVYPKNLCWIAKKEIADLPVIGQIIHIPQMISVERENKRSLIKLVKDAQDRVEKGRVLAIFPEGTRSHSKELLPFKGGAKIIADKLNLKIQPVVLVGSDIMDVKNFSFKNGKIKIICLDLIDTANPEWLENTRAKMQETLDNERQKATI, encoded by the coding sequence ATGATATTTTCTAGGATAAAGGCCGCGTATTTCGCGGTCGAGTTTCTGATCAGCATACTTTTGGTCGTGTTTTTTATGTGGCTTTTTAAAAAGCACATTCACGGCGTGAGGAGATTTTGGGGTAGGAGCCAGCGGCTTTTTGGCTTTTATTCGCTCGAAGTCGTCGGCAACTTTGACGAGCGGGCGAATATGATCATCATGAACCACCAAAGTATGCTAGATATCGTCGTTTTAGAGGAAGTCTATCCTAAAAATCTCTGCTGGATCGCTAAAAAAGAGATCGCCGACCTGCCCGTCATCGGTCAGATCATCCACATACCGCAAATGATCTCAGTCGAGCGCGAAAACAAACGCTCGCTCATCAAACTCGTAAAAGACGCACAAGACCGCGTCGAAAAAGGGCGTGTGCTGGCTATTTTCCCCGAGGGAACACGCTCGCACTCAAAGGAGCTTTTGCCGTTTAAAGGCGGTGCGAAAATCATCGCCGACAAGCTAAATCTAAAAATCCAGCCCGTCGTCCTTGTAGGCTCTGACATAATGGACGTTAAAAATTTCAGCTTTAAAAATGGCAAAATCAAAATAATCTGCCTAGATCTCATCGATACCGCCAACCCTGAGTGGCTAGAAAACACAAGAGCTAAAATGCAAGAAACGCTCGACAACGAGAGGCAAAAAGCGACGATTTAA